The following are encoded together in the Arcobacter aquimarinus genome:
- a CDS encoding AAA family ATPase: MSQEEYKSFKLSGVIKKVLYKNDETKYIIAVLENNQKICGAYFDTDIEKIVGEEVILKGNWTTHKKYGVQFEFDTLELKEAEIFFFLTKIVKGVGKKFAHELLEKYSEEELVEILNERPNELLDFKGIKDKKLETIVSSWQKFKHLRELGSFLGKFGVTSNLITKIYSNFGEVENLIDKIKENPYILINIKGIGFKRADEIAKSLGIDPKSEFRIMACLNYTLREYCDNNGNSSIDKFHLYKLLDESLRFSNEEILYEQAISKMLVEENIFVTSENRLALSMLYYAEKRILDFFARRKDEKNRKIIATFDEYLEKKQQTLGFELSIEQKKAVELINSGEKTLFLIGYAGTGKSTSSRAILELLEEIMSYDDIMTIALSGIASQRISDTTGYNSSTIQSLLVKHKEKDFFPYKAILLDEASMVNSVTFYQIISKIDDDTIFIIVGDDGQLPAIGAGNVLSDAIKFELAPICKLTKIYRQNENQAIAVIANDIRKGELPDYKQEYEDFKFIDVSISNYYSRKNSVSSNEFADLRGENSEYILNNILNISSTYIQDYYDFIKKKKISKALTLFQVITPMKGGILGVDNLNIQLQKLFNHTKGKAFVSKIYEYKLTDKVIHIKNENMRAQTMSMYKSGSTDFLERRVYNGQLGLIIKLDFDEEKCIVLYPNDDMVVFYDFENVHSLLSLAYCLTIHKTQGMEYDNALIPMSFSHYIMHNTKLLYTAITRAKKMCFIVGEEEAFKSACKKLEITIRESVINDLLSKKEQNFESQNIEMITI, translated from the coding sequence TCAAAAAATTTGTGGTGCATATTTTGATACAGATATTGAAAAAATAGTTGGGGAAGAGGTTATTTTAAAAGGAAACTGGACTACTCATAAAAAATATGGAGTTCAATTTGAGTTTGATACTCTAGAACTTAAAGAGGCTGAGATTTTCTTTTTTCTTACAAAAATTGTAAAAGGTGTAGGGAAAAAATTTGCACATGAACTTTTAGAAAAATATAGTGAAGAAGAGTTAGTTGAAATTTTAAATGAAAGACCAAATGAACTTTTGGATTTTAAAGGAATAAAAGATAAAAAACTTGAAACTATAGTCTCTTCTTGGCAAAAGTTCAAACACTTAAGAGAACTTGGCTCTTTTTTAGGGAAGTTTGGTGTTACTTCAAATCTTATTACAAAAATATATTCAAATTTTGGTGAAGTTGAAAATCTAATAGACAAAATCAAAGAAAATCCATATATTTTGATAAATATAAAAGGAATTGGGTTTAAAAGAGCTGATGAAATAGCAAAATCACTTGGAATTGACCCTAAATCAGAGTTTAGAATAATGGCTTGTTTAAATTATACTCTAAGAGAATATTGTGATAACAATGGAAACTCTTCAATAGATAAATTTCATTTATATAAACTTTTAGATGAAAGTTTAAGATTTTCAAATGAAGAGATTTTATATGAACAAGCAATTTCAAAAATGCTCGTTGAAGAAAATATTTTTGTAACAAGTGAAAATAGATTAGCTCTTTCTATGCTTTATTATGCAGAAAAAAGAATTTTAGATTTTTTTGCTAGACGAAAAGACGAAAAAAATAGAAAAATTATTGCAACTTTTGATGAATATTTAGAAAAAAAACAGCAAACTTTAGGTTTTGAGTTAAGTATTGAGCAAAAAAAAGCAGTTGAACTTATAAATAGTGGTGAAAAAACTCTATTTTTGATAGGTTATGCAGGAACTGGAAAGTCAACTTCAAGTAGAGCAATACTTGAACTTCTTGAAGAGATAATGAGTTATGATGATATTATGACCATTGCACTTAGTGGAATAGCAAGTCAAAGAATAAGTGATACAACAGGTTATAACTCTTCAACAATTCAGAGTTTACTTGTAAAACATAAAGAGAAAGATTTTTTCCCATATAAAGCTATTTTACTTGATGAAGCTTCGATGGTAAATTCAGTAACTTTTTATCAAATTATTTCAAAAATTGATGATGATACGATTTTTATAATTGTTGGTGATGATGGGCAATTACCAGCAATTGGTGCTGGAAATGTTTTATCTGATGCTATAAAATTTGAACTAGCTCCAATTTGTAAACTTACTAAAATTTATAGACAAAATGAAAATCAAGCAATAGCTGTGATTGCAAATGATATAAGAAAAGGTGAATTGCCAGATTATAAGCAAGAGTATGAAGATTTTAAATTTATTGATGTTTCTATTTCAAACTATTATTCAAGAAAAAATTCTGTTTCTTCAAATGAATTTGCAGATTTAAGGGGAGAAAATAGTGAATATATTTTAAATAATATCTTAAATATCTCTTCAACTTATATCCAAGATTATTATGATTTTATAAAAAAGAAAAAAATATCAAAAGCTTTGACACTTTTTCAAGTAATTACTCCTATGAAAGGTGGGATTTTAGGTGTTGATAATTTAAATATTCAACTTCAAAAACTTTTTAATCATACAAAAGGAAAAGCTTTTGTTTCAAAAATTTATGAGTATAAATTAACAGACAAAGTTATTCATATAAAAAATGAAAATATGAGAGCTCAAACTATGAGTATGTATAAAAGTGGTTCAACAGATTTTTTAGAAAGAAGAGTTTATAATGGTCAATTGGGACTTATAATAAAACTTGATTTTGATGAAGAAAAATGTATAGTTTTATATCCAAATGATGATATGGTTGTATTTTATGACTTTGAAAATGTTCATAGTTTATTATCTTTAGCATATTGCTTAACTATTCATAAAACTCAAGGTATGGAATATGATAATGCTTTAATTCCTATGAGTTTTTCTCACTATATCATGCATAATACAAAACTTTTATATACTGCAATTACAAGAGCAAAAAAAATGTGTTTTATTGTAGGTGAAGAAGAAGCTTTTAAAAGTGCTTGTAAAAAACTTGAAATTACTATTAGAGAATCAGTTATAAATGATTTATTAAGTAAAAAAGAGCAAAATTTTGAATCTCAAAATATAGAAATGATAACAATTTAA
- a CDS encoding peptidylprolyl isomerase: MITWMQRHKKWLVITIWISTIAFVGAGFVGWGSYEYGKQGGVVAVVGDREVSVEEYQQEYSNLYEQYSRMFGPMFNNELAEQLRLKDIAYKQVLQKNLIMSYADSLGLDVTDEEIAKELVKYDAFMKDGKFDKDTYVKVLSQNRMTPKDFEESLKRGILLQKVQGLFEIDPTQNEIENISKLLFLEDDITIKILSLDEVNIQLNDEEIKKYWEENKNSYMSEVSYDLEVKEIPLISANSTEEDIKSHYEKFKIDYKHEDGKIKTIEEARELVIKDLDEKFTKTEALKIYLQLKKDEDKFDNAKRFLESQLPYSSENNSKIVETKDSEIIKPFFDNNKYFIVKVVKKNLSQPLTYEEASVQVKADFEKVQKEKKLQEIANEQLKDFTGEEILGVTRESITKIPGLEQQQAAKFLNQLFSATTKEGIVNLDNKVVLYRINNSKMAEYNKVKDEVVKGTIIQLQDEEIMLNLLKKLENTFTVHSSIQEKE; the protein is encoded by the coding sequence ATGATAACGTGGATGCAAAGACATAAAAAGTGGTTAGTAATTACTATTTGGATAAGTACAATTGCATTCGTTGGAGCTGGATTTGTTGGTTGGGGTTCTTACGAGTATGGAAAACAAGGTGGAGTAGTAGCAGTTGTTGGTGATAGAGAAGTTTCAGTTGAAGAATATCAACAAGAGTATTCGAACCTTTATGAACAATATTCAAGAATGTTTGGACCAATGTTCAACAATGAACTTGCAGAACAATTGAGATTAAAAGATATAGCTTATAAACAAGTTTTACAAAAAAATTTGATTATGTCTTATGCAGATTCTTTAGGTCTTGATGTAACAGATGAAGAAATAGCAAAAGAGTTAGTAAAATATGATGCTTTTATGAAAGATGGAAAATTTGACAAAGATACTTATGTAAAAGTTTTAAGTCAAAATAGAATGACTCCAAAAGATTTTGAAGAGTCTTTAAAAAGAGGAATCTTATTACAAAAAGTTCAAGGATTATTTGAGATAGATCCGACACAAAATGAGATTGAAAATATTAGTAAATTATTATTTTTAGAAGATGATATTACAATTAAAATTTTGTCTCTTGATGAAGTTAATATTCAACTAAATGATGAAGAAATTAAAAAATATTGGGAAGAAAATAAAAATTCTTATATGTCAGAAGTTTCTTATGATTTAGAAGTTAAAGAGATACCTTTGATTAGTGCAAATTCTACAGAAGAAGATATAAAATCACATTATGAAAAATTTAAAATTGATTATAAACATGAAGATGGAAAAATTAAAACTATCGAAGAAGCAAGAGAATTAGTAATCAAAGATTTAGATGAAAAGTTTACAAAAACTGAAGCTTTAAAAATATATTTACAACTTAAAAAAGATGAAGATAAATTTGATAATGCAAAAAGATTCTTAGAATCACAACTTCCTTATTCTTCAGAAAATAATTCAAAAATTGTAGAAACAAAAGATTCTGAAATTATAAAACCATTTTTTGATAATAACAAATATTTTATTGTTAAAGTTGTAAAAAAGAATTTATCGCAGCCTTTAACTTATGAAGAAGCATCTGTTCAAGTAAAAGCAGATTTTGAAAAAGTTCAAAAAGAAAAAAAATTACAAGAAATAGCTAATGAACAATTAAAAGATTTCACAGGTGAAGAGATTTTAGGAGTTACTAGAGAATCAATTACTAAAATTCCAGGTTTAGAACAACAACAAGCAGCTAAGTTTTTAAATCAATTATTTTCAGCTACAACAAAAGAAGGTATAGTAAATTTAGATAATAAAGTTGTATTATATAGAATTAATAATTCAAAAATGGCTGAATATAATAAAGTAAAAGATGAAGTAGTAAAAGGAACTATAATCCAACTTCAAGATGAAGAAATTATGTTGAATTTATTGAAAAAATTAGAGAATACTTTTACAGTTCATTCTTCAATCCAAGAAAAGGAGTAA
- the ftsA gene encoding cell division protein FtsA: protein MNNTFLAIDIGSSVVTAVIAKHDLENNINILGTGIQKSNGVNKGIIINIEEASKAIKDAVSVAKRSTTELIDTTVVSISGSYSKSIRSSGSVNVPNGLITETEINQVMQMALYNATIVPEYEVVHVVPLFFKVDDSVEVDNPLNMNGSRLEVSVYIVTAKRTALTNIKSALKTSGIEVVKFVLDSYSSALAVLDEQQKKFGAIVINLGSTTTEFVYFKGNSIIFNGFIPVGSNHITNDLSVMLHTPPTAAEKIKLEYGSLIRNYSPNNELGVTKVKIPRIGDEESVSEVALDYIQTIIHARVEEILVLVKNKLKKSGLLDNTGSGIVVTGGMSYLDGIKKLTERIFEGIPISVSNPKNIKNGFMSFDEANMATIVGLLFYALGTNRSYQLDSSKKLIKPIKKDRISEPKISLSNTSPERPILNENSSNSINKEHIQIKDNGAILTPLIKDKKKGVSKFWSKVSEWF, encoded by the coding sequence TTGAATAACACTTTTTTAGCAATAGATATAGGTTCATCAGTTGTAACGGCTGTTATTGCAAAACATGATTTAGAAAACAATATAAATATTTTAGGTACAGGAATACAAAAAAGTAATGGAGTTAATAAAGGTATTATAATTAATATCGAAGAGGCATCAAAAGCTATAAAAGATGCTGTTTCTGTTGCAAAAAGATCAACAACTGAATTAATAGATACAACTGTAGTATCAATTTCTGGTAGTTATTCAAAAAGTATAAGAAGTAGTGGTTCTGTGAATGTTCCAAATGGACTTATAACAGAAACTGAAATTAATCAAGTAATGCAAATGGCTTTATATAATGCAACAATAGTTCCTGAATATGAAGTTGTACATGTAGTTCCATTATTTTTTAAGGTTGATGATTCAGTTGAAGTAGATAATCCTTTAAATATGAATGGTTCAAGACTTGAAGTTTCAGTTTATATTGTAACTGCTAAAAGAACTGCATTAACAAATATTAAATCAGCTTTAAAAACTTCAGGGATAGAAGTAGTAAAATTTGTTTTAGACTCTTATTCATCTGCGCTTGCTGTTTTAGATGAGCAACAAAAAAAGTTTGGAGCAATAGTTATAAACTTGGGTTCAACAACTACAGAATTTGTATATTTTAAAGGTAATTCTATTATTTTTAATGGATTTATACCTGTTGGTTCAAATCACATAACAAATGATTTATCAGTTATGTTACATACTCCTCCTACAGCTGCTGAAAAGATAAAATTAGAATATGGTTCTTTAATTAGAAATTATTCACCAAATAATGAATTAGGTGTTACAAAAGTAAAAATCCCAAGAATAGGTGATGAAGAGAGTGTCTCTGAAGTTGCTTTAGATTATATTCAAACTATTATTCATGCAAGAGTTGAAGAAATTTTAGTTTTAGTTAAAAATAAATTGAAAAAAAGTGGTTTATTAGATAATACAGGTTCAGGTATTGTAGTAACAGGTGGAATGAGTTATTTAGATGGAATAAAAAAATTAACAGAGAGAATTTTTGAAGGTATTCCTATTAGTGTTTCTAATCCTAAAAATATAAAAAATGGTTTTATGAGTTTTGATGAAGCAAATATGGCTACAATTGTTGGATTATTATTTTATGCTTTAGGTACTAATAGAAGTTATCAGTTAGATTCAAGTAAAAAATTAATTAAACCAATTAAAAAAGATAGAATAAGTGAACCAAAAATTTCTTTATCTAATACATCACCTGAAAGACCTATTTTAAATGAAAATAGTAGCAATAGTATAAATAAAGAACATATTCAAATAAAAGATAATGGAGCAATTTTAACACCATTGATAAAAGATAAGAAAAAAGGTGTTTCTAAGTTCTGGAGTAAAGTATCGGAGTGGTTTTAA
- the ftsZ gene encoding cell division protein FtsZ: protein MENLFRVDDIKVDMPSKVLSDNVAKIAVIGVGGGGCNMINHMINEGSHKIDLIAANTDLQVLHISKAPKKIQLGLKLTKGLGAGMKPEIGRDSAVESYEEIKGSLKGADIVFIAAGLGGGTGTGAAAIIAKAAKEIGALTVSVVTKPFAWEGKKRAGLANLGLEELKKVSDSIIVIPNDRLLEIIDENVGMKDAFKIIDNILYQAVNGMSEVILNPGNSDINTDFADVKTIMQHKGMALMGIGRAKGENAAQRALEDAIDSPLLDKVSLNGAKGILIHFNIHPQVSLFAINDVMGTINDRMDSNAEIIFGTTSDSTLEKDEVKITIVATGFETKNEEIEEPSENIEENENKNSVASDSENYLDIPPLMRDYIVQYPLN from the coding sequence ATGGAAAATTTATTTAGAGTGGATGACATAAAAGTTGATATGCCAAGTAAAGTTTTATCTGATAACGTAGCAAAAATTGCAGTTATTGGAGTTGGTGGTGGTGGTTGTAATATGATAAACCACATGATAAATGAAGGTTCTCATAAAATTGATTTAATCGCTGCAAATACTGATTTACAAGTATTACATATTTCTAAAGCTCCTAAGAAAATCCAATTAGGACTTAAACTTACTAAAGGTTTAGGTGCTGGTATGAAACCAGAAATTGGTAGAGATTCTGCAGTTGAAAGTTATGAAGAGATTAAAGGTTCTTTAAAAGGTGCTGATATCGTATTTATAGCTGCTGGTTTAGGTGGTGGGACTGGGACTGGTGCTGCTGCAATAATAGCAAAAGCTGCAAAAGAAATAGGTGCTTTAACAGTTTCAGTTGTAACAAAACCATTTGCTTGGGAAGGTAAAAAAAGAGCAGGATTAGCAAATCTTGGACTTGAAGAACTTAAAAAAGTGAGTGATTCAATAATAGTTATTCCAAATGATAGATTATTAGAAATAATTGATGAAAATGTTGGGATGAAAGATGCCTTCAAAATAATAGATAATATCTTATACCAAGCTGTAAATGGTATGTCTGAAGTTATTTTAAATCCAGGAAATTCTGATATTAATACTGACTTTGCTGACGTTAAAACTATTATGCAACACAAAGGTATGGCATTGATGGGAATAGGGCGAGCAAAAGGTGAAAATGCAGCTCAAAGAGCATTGGAAGATGCTATTGATTCTCCATTACTTGATAAAGTTTCATTAAATGGTGCAAAAGGTATTTTAATTCACTTTAATATTCATCCACAAGTTTCATTATTTGCTATTAACGATGTAATGGGAACTATCAATGATAGAATGGATTCTAATGCTGAAATTATTTTTGGTACAACTTCTGATAGTACATTAGAAAAAGATGAAGTTAAAATAACTATTGTTGCAACAGGTTTTGAAACAAAAAATGAAGAAATAGAAGAGCCTTCTGAAAATATAGAGGAAAATGAAAATAAAAACAGTGTAGCTTCTGATAGTGAAAATTATTTAGATATTCCACCTTTAATGAGAGATTATATAGTTCAATATCCATTAAATTAA